In the Candidatus Nitrospira nitrosa genome, one interval contains:
- a CDS encoding thermonuclease family protein — MRFIRLPLPLALLILLCSTPAFSFTALVVSVKDGDTIEVLSNGRATKIRLRGIDCPEKRQAYGYRAKLATSVLTFGQAVTIHPHEKDKYGRLVADVMLADETNVNHILVKDGWCWWYRKYAPDDIVLETLETEARQTKRGLWNDPHPLPPWVYRKLKQKPPVGVLEPLP; from the coding sequence ATGCGATTCATTCGGTTACCACTGCCGCTCGCTCTTCTCATCCTGCTGTGCAGTACCCCCGCCTTTTCGTTCACGGCCTTAGTCGTGTCCGTCAAAGACGGCGACACGATTGAAGTCTTATCGAATGGGCGAGCCACGAAGATTCGTTTACGTGGGATCGACTGCCCCGAGAAACGCCAAGCCTACGGGTACCGGGCCAAACTCGCGACGTCGGTCTTGACCTTTGGACAGGCCGTCACAATCCACCCGCATGAAAAGGATAAGTACGGACGACTCGTTGCCGACGTGATGCTTGCAGATGAGACCAATGTGAACCACATCTTGGTCAAAGACGGCTGGTGCTGGTGGTATCGGAAGTATGCGCCGGATGATATCGTCCTTGAAACATTAGAGACTGAAGCGCGCCAGACCAAACGAGGTCTATGGAACGATCCACACCCCCTCCCACCCTGGGTCTATCGTAAGTTGAAACAGAAGCCACCTGTCGGCGTCTTGGAGCCGCTCCCGTAG
- the smbP gene encoding small metal-binding protein SmbP — protein MRMIQPAMQCSVRFATLLVLIMTILLPLQSVFGSGIARRDAVRSEEQHRQEAVQLAKEAADHGKSGQVGLFLSSAEAALQHAFKAGKDAHVDAGIVELKQALEQERAGHADAATQHAEQAVIHLSGK, from the coding sequence ATGCGAATGATACAACCGGCAATGCAGTGTAGTGTCAGATTCGCCACACTGTTGGTCCTCATCATGACCATCCTATTGCCATTGCAGTCGGTATTCGGCTCCGGTATCGCACGTCGCGATGCAGTGCGTTCCGAAGAGCAGCACCGTCAGGAGGCTGTCCAGCTCGCCAAGGAGGCGGCGGACCATGGCAAAAGTGGTCAGGTGGGCCTATTTCTGAGCAGTGCGGAAGCGGCCCTGCAGCATGCGTTCAAGGCAGGGAAGGATGCACATGTGGACGCCGGCATTGTCGAGCTGAAACAGGCCCTTGAGCAGGAGAGGGCGGGTCATGCGGATGCTGCGACACAACATGCGGAGCAAGCGGTCATACACCTGTCTGGGAAGTAA